A region from the Phycisphaerales bacterium genome encodes:
- a CDS encoding response regulator, translating to MKILLVDDSKTMRNIQKSVLSQLGHTEVIEACDGVDALSKVQGFKPELLLVDWNMPNMDGLTFVKTYRAKISKSTPIIMVTTEAEKARVIEAIKAGVNNYVVKPFTPDLLSQRINETMAKASAAA from the coding sequence ATGAAAATCCTCCTGGTCGATGACAGCAAGACGATGCGGAATATCCAGAAGTCAGTGCTCTCCCAACTCGGACACACCGAGGTGATCGAGGCGTGCGACGGCGTGGACGCGCTCTCGAAAGTGCAGGGGTTCAAGCCCGAGCTGCTCCTCGTGGACTGGAACATGCCCAACATGGACGGGCTGACGTTCGTGAAGACGTATCGCGCCAAGATCTCCAAGTCCACGCCGATCATCATGGTGACGACCGAGGCCGAGAAGGCCCGCGTCATCGAGGCGATCAAGGCCGGCGTGAACAACTACGTCGTCAAGCCCTTCACCCCGGACCTGCTCAGCCAGCGGATCAACGAGACGATGGCGAAGGCATCGGCGGCGGCGTAA